The DNA region GTCGACGCGCGAGTCGGGGTCGTCGACCCAGTCGACGGGGACCTCGTGGATGCGCAGCCCGGCCCGCTCGGCCAGCACCAGGAGTTCGGTGTCGAAGAACCATCCGGTGTCCTGGACAAGGGGGAGTAACTCGCGGGCCACATCGGCACGGATGGCCTTGAACCCGCATTGTGCGTCGGAGAACCGTGCGGCAAGCGAGGTGCGCAACAACAGGTTGTAGGAGCGGGAGATGAATTCGCGCTTGGGCCCGCGCACCACCCGGGAGGAGCGTGACAGGCGCGTGCCGATCGCCACATGGGAGTGGCCAGAAACAAGCGGGGCCACGAGGGGCAACAGGGCCGACAGGTTGGTTGAGAGGTCAACATCGCAATATGCCAACACCTGGGCATCCGACGTGGACCACACCGTGCTCAGCGCCCGACCGCGACCCTTCGCCTCAAGGCGGACCACCCGAACCTGCGGCAACTCGGCGGCCAGGCGCTCCGCAAGCGCGTAAGTGCCATCCGTCGACGCGTTATCAGCAATCGTCACCCGCCAACTGAACGGCAACGCATCACGCAGGTAGGCACACACGGCCCGAACCGACGCCTCAAGCCCCGCCACCTCATTAAAGACAGGAATGACCAGATCAAGGACGGGTCCCGCGGCGGCGGTGACACCGAGCCGCTCCGTCCGAGGTTCACGTGCCGGTGCGGGTGTGTGCGCTGAGGCGCTGGATGCCGTTGACATACCTTGAGTCTGGGGTGCGAACCTGTGCGCAAACTGAGTGAATCCTGTGGCACGGCGCAGGGTTGTTCGGGCGCTCGGGAATCCGTTGAGGGCGACGACTCCGCCCTGGCCTCCCAGGACGCCTCGACTCAGGCGCTCATCGCGTACTACAAGGCGCACCGCTCGTAACTATTTCTACTGCGAAAAGGGGCAGGGTGCTTAGGCAGCGCCCGGCCCCTTTTCGCGTCCCTGGGTGAGCTACGTATTCAGGGCCTGAGGCTCAGCCGCTCACCTGCGAGCACAGCACGCCGTCGACCACAAAGACCCCATTCTTGATGTATCCCACATCGCTACCCGGGGGCGCCTCCTCGCCCATGGGGGCCACCATGATCCACTCACCACGGTCGCCACGAATGGTCACGAAGGCTTGTCCGTTGACACGGGTTTTTGGCGAGGGTGGCGGCCCTAGGACCAGAGTCGACGACGCGCCTGCGGCCACGTCGAGCGCACCGTCGGCGTCCACTTCGTACTTCAGTTTCGTCCTGGCGTCGGCCTCGGACCATCCAGCCAGCAAGTTCGTAAAGGTGGCCTGGATCGGCACGTCACAGTGATTCTCAATTCGCACCTGCGAGCTACCCGAACCGCACCCCGTGACGAGCGCGAGGGCAGCCACAGAACCGAGGGCCCCGACCGCACGCGAACCGGACCGAAAGTTGAACGTCACGACGCCCCCCGTTGCGACGTAGGCCGCAAGACCTCAAGACCGGCGCACAGTCCGCCCGTCCCGATGACCCTACTCGTGGGCTTCGGCGTCGAGCAAGGGGTGGCGGCCGCGAAGACTCGAAGGCCGTCGCTACCTCGAGCCACGCGCCGCGCGCCGTCCGTAGACTGGATCGCATGGATGTCACCGGTCTCGTACTTGCCGCGGGAGAGCCCGTCGGAGCGGGCGGACCGTACGCCCTTCGCAGGACCGACGACGGCACGCCCTGGCTCGACATTGCGTGCACCGCACTGCGCGACGCGGGGTGCCGCGAGGTCATCGTGGTGCTGGGGGCCGGAGCCGACGCCGCGATGGCTCTAGTTCCGCGCGGCGCGCTACCCGTGGTGGCGACGGACTGGAGGGGCGGACAGGCTGCGGCACTCCGCGTGGGCCTTGCGGCCGCAGCCACGTCGAGCGCCGATGCGGTGCTGTTGACGCTGGTGAATGTGCCCGAGCAGACGGCGACTGCCTGCCGACAGGTGCTCGGGGCCGCCGTGGACGATCCGCGCGGCACGCTGGCACGCGCACACTACGACGGCAAGGCTGGCCATCCCGTGCTCGCGGGCCGCGACCACTGGGGCGACATCGCCGCAACCGTCGTGGGCGACATGGGCATCGGCGACTACCTGGAAACCCACCTCACGGCCGACGTGGACTGCACAGACCTCGGCGGCGGCAAGGTCGTCGAGGAGTAGCCGACAACGATGATGCAACCCCGGGCCCGACGGCAACTCGACCAGCGCAAAAGCCAAATGCACACGCTCCCGGCTGAGGTTTTCGCGCGCCCGCAGGCGGGCTGGCTCCGTGCCGTGCGTGATGCCCTGGGCATGCCGACCCGCGACATGGCCGCCCGCCTCGGTGTCACCAGCATGGCGATCAGCAAGCTCGAGGCCAGCGAAAGGGCTGGCACTATTGGGCTCGACACCCTCACCCGGGCCGCCGACGCGCTCGGCTGCGACGTCGTCTATGCCCTCGTGCCCAGAGTCCCGCTGGAACTGCAGATGCATCGGCAGGCCGAGGGGGTGGCTCGCGCCGAGCTGGGCCCCGTCGCCACCACCATGGCGCTCGAGGACCAGTCGTTGAACGCCCAGGCCACGCAAAGCCTGGTTGAGGACCGGATCGCCGAACTCATCGACTCCCGCTCCTTGTGGCGCACAGAGCAGTACCGCACAGAGCAGTACATGGTGACCGAGCCATGATCGAGTCCCTGCCCGACGGCGCTACTCCCGTCAGCGACCAAGAGTTCAAGGGCCTGATCCCCACCTTCGTCGCCACAAGAGCGGACCTCAACCTCGTCGAGCAAGCTGGCATCGCGGCGGCCCGCACCTGGGTCGCGCGCTCGCCCGCAGCCCACACCGTTGAGCGCGTCCTCAGCGAGCAGTTCGTTCGCGATCTCCATCGGCAGATGTACGGCAGGGTGTGGCGCTGGGCCGGGACGTACCGCACGTCCGAGCACAACATCGGCGTCGATCCCGCTCGTCTCCCGGTTGCAGTGCGCGAACTCGTCGACAACGCCCGCACCTGGGTCGCGCCGGAAACCGCGTGGGCAACCCCGGAGTTGGCGTGCATCCGCGTGCACCACCAGTTGGTATCCATCCACCCGTTTCCCAACGGCAACGGCCGCCACGCTCGTTTGTTCGCCGACCTGCTGGCTCAGAGCATCGGCGTCCAACCGTTCACCTGGGGTGGCGCGGACCTCAACGCCAGCGGGCCAGACCGTGCCGCCTACCTGGCCGCGCTACGGCGTGCAGACCGAGACCCGGACGACCTGGCCGATCTGTTGACGTTCGCCCGATCCTAGAGACTGGCTGCCAGACCTTGTGAGGCCTGACCTTCGTTGGTCCATGGGACATGGAGCGAAGAGCTGGGCGCCGACAAGCGCTCGGCCCCTTTCGTCGCTCAGATCAACTCACATTCCTGCGAATGTGTTCGGGTTGGGCCCCTGGCGACCGTCCGCGCCCTTGTCGAGCGAGTCAATGCGCGCGATCTGCCCGTCGGTGAGTTCAAAGTCAAAGATCTGCATGTTCTCCACCATGCGCTCGCGATGCATCGACTTCGGGAAGATGATGTTTCCGCGCTGAAGGTGCCAGCGCAACACCACTTGCGACGCCGCGCGGTCGACCTCGGCGGCGATTTCACCCACCACCGCGTCGCGCAACGCCTCTCCCTTCGCAAGCGGGCCCCACGCCTCGACCGCAATGCCGTGCGACTGGGACGCGCGACGCGCGTCGTCGTTGTGGAAGTAGGGATGCAACTCGATTTGGTTCACCACGGGGGTGACACCGGTCGCGTCGATGATCTTCGCCAGGTGCGCCGGCTCAAAGTTGGACACCCCTGCGGAGGTCAACCGGCCGTCCTCGACCAACTCGAGCATCACCTTCCAGGTCGAGACAAAGTCACCGTCGTACCGCGTGGGCAAGGGCCAGTGCATGAGGAACAGGTCAAGCTTGTCCAGGCGCAACTTCTCGAGCGTCTCGTCGAACGAGCGCAGCAAGTCGTCGCGAGGATGCACGTAGTTGCCGAGCTTGCTGGTGACGTAGACCTCCTCGCGCGCGAGTCCGGAGTTCGCGATCGCCTCGCCCACCTCGGCTTCGTTCTGGTAGCCCTGCGCCGTGTCGATGTGCCGGAAGCCCACGTCGAGTGCAGTGCTCACGGTCTCGACCGCATCCTCGGGAGCGATCTTGAACGTGCCGAATCCGAGTTGGGGGATGGTGGTGCCATTGCTGAGTGTGATGTGTGAGGTCATAGTCTCGGCAACGCAGGACGACGGCCAAGTAATCCATGGCGACCTTCTCGCGGGGGCCAAATACTCAGGGACGTATCGTCGACGCGGCTGACGGCGTCACGATTGCTCCCGGATCTGGGGCACTGGCGTGTCCTTCGTACATACCGAAGCACCCCGGAGCCTGCTCGGTCATCTCGTATACGGAGTAGCGGCCAACGAGAGTGCCATCCTGCCTTGTGACCGAGACCTGATACGTCGAAGGAACCGCACTCGACACGCTCACGAACACCGAGCCAATATCGACGCCTGCGAGGCCCTGCCGAAGTTGCTCGAGTTCCTGATCGGACAACTCCATGTTGTAGAGGAGTTCGGACTCCGCCGTGGGCCTGTCGCCATTCTGAACGGCGACCAGGAAGGTCCGCACCGCACCCTCGACAGTCGCGCTACCGCGCGCGCACCCGGTGCTTCCAGAGCACCCGGAAACGCACACCGCGACCGCCACAAGAAGTGCGAAGAGCCTCGTCATGGATCCCCCAATGAGCTTGCGAGAGCCGCCCTTCACCCTCTCTTGGCAACCTTAGTTGCGCTCGGCGCGCTCGGCCCCTTTTCGCGTCTCTGGATGCGTTCGACCCCTTTGGAATAGGACGCGCGACTATGTGGTTGACATGGCAACAAAGCCCTCCTACATTTGGTGGACTTGTCAACTTCTCAAAGGATCTCCATGAACGCCGTATTCCTGATTGCCCGCATCCTCTTCGCCCTGATCTTCCTGCTCAGTGCCATGGGGCACATGACAAACGCCGCCGCGATGGCCGGGTACGCAAAGTTCAAGGGCGCACCCGGTGGCAAGGCAGGCGTCATCGCATCGGGCGTCACCATGGGCCTCGGAGCGATCATGGTGCTGTTGGGCATCTACGGCGATCTCGGTGCGCTACTGGTCTTCGCGACCCTCATCCCTGTCAGCTTCTTCATGCACGCGTACTGGAAGGTGAGCGACGCTCAGGCCAAGCAGATGGACCGGACCAACTTCAACAAGAACATCGGCCTCATGGGCGGCGCGCTCGCACTGTTCCTCCTGTTCGCCGTCACGAACGCGAACCTGGGCCTCACCATCACGGGACCACTGTTCCACCTGAGCTAGCCAGCTTCACCTGAGCTCAACCCGCAGAGGGGGAGGAAGACCTTCGGGTCATCCTCCCCCTTTTGCTTGCCCGGAGCCGAGGCGCTTCGGCAGGACCCACGCGCAAGCCCCCACCCGCCGGTCACAACCCTGCAACACCATCCGTTGAGGATCGTGGGTAGCAAACACCACCAAGGAGAACGATGATCGACAACTGGCTGGACTTGGCGAAGACGACAGGAATTGGTGTCGGATCCGCCGTCCTTGTCGCGCTCGTCGTCCACCTGGCGTTGCACCTCGCCGGACGCCGGCTCGCCTGGGCGCGCAACCTCGTGGCATCGGCGCGGCGCCCCTTCTGGACGCTGCTGCTCTGGATGGGACTGTGGGTGGGTTCGGCGCCCACGCTCAAGGCGAAGGACTGGTGGCCGACCGCGTCGCACCTGTTCACCATCGGCGCCATCGCGATCGTCGCGTGGTTGCTCGTCGCCCTGGTGAGCTACGTCGCCGACCTCGCGCTCGGCCGCCACCGCATCGACATCCCCCACAACATCGCCGTGCGTCGCCTGCGCACCCAGACCATGATCATGCGCCGCGTGATGACCGCCCTCGTCATCGTCATCGCGATCGGCGCGGCGCTGTTTACGTTCAACGCCGTGCGCGCGCTCGGCGCGAGCATCCTCGCGTCGGCGGGGATCATCTCGGTGGTCGCGGGCCTCGCGGCGCAATCGGTACTTGCCAACATGTTCGCTGGTATTCAGCTAGTTTTCAGCAACGCGCTGCGCGTGGACGACGTCATTGTCGCCGAGAACGAATGGGGCAGGGTCGAGGAGATCACCCTGAGCTACGTGGTGCTGCGCCTGTGGGACGACCGCCGCCTGGTGCTGCCCTGCACCTACTTCACCTCCACGCCGTACCAAAACTGGACGCGTGAGGGCTCCGAGCTGCTCGGCGCGGTGGAGTTCGACCTCGACTGGCGCGTCTCGCCCCAGCGCATGCGCGAGCACCTGAAGGTGGTGCTCGCGGAGACCCCCCTGTATGACGGCCGCACCTGCGTGCTACAGGTCACCGACGCGACCAAGGGCTACGTGCACGTGCGCATCTTGGCGACCGCGAAGGACGCACCCAGCCTGTGGGACCTGCGCTGCTACGTGCGTGAGGCGATGCTGCTGTGGATCCAGTCCGAGTCGCCCGACGCCGCGCCCGCACAACGCATCCTGATGGCCGACGCCTCTGATGGGGCCGACGCCGAGCCCGCGCGACCCAAGCCGCGCGCAAAGAAGACCCCCGTGCCCGAGCACGTGAGTGATGCAGGGCTTTTCACCGGGAGCATCCAGGCCGTCGAGAGGGCGAGCCTGTTCATGCACGGTCAACCGCGCGAGGACGTGGGCGACGACGACCCCGCCTGGCAGCACGACACCGAGCCTCTGATCCCGCGCGTCCCCGACTGACCTCCCGCGCTTGGTGGGGACTTGCCCGGCCGACGCTTGGGCTTTGTTGCGCTGCTCGGTCGCCTTGGGTGTGGATACACGCAAGCCGGGTTCACGACCTCGCCGCGCCCCGCGAGTGGGCGTGAGCGCCGACTGAGGTGCACTGAGCCTCGAAAAGTGGTCACCAGCGCCACATCTGCCTGGTGGATTGGCGACAACCCGGCTTAGCAACGCCGCCCTAACCCCTACGGGCCTCTTCCGCGAACTCGTCGAGCGCCGTGAGCACCTCTACCGCGTCCCACACCCGGTTGCGCTTGTTGGCGCTTCGCGGGACCAGTACGCCCGCTTCGGCGAGCGCGTCGATCGCCGCGTAGGCCGTCGGCGCCGAAACCCCCAGCGCGCCTTGAACCACCTCGTAGGTGACCACAGGGTGTGCTGGAAGTATCTCCGCGAGACGCCAGGCGGAGGCGCCCTTGCGCGCGCGGACCCGCTGTCTCCAGTCGTCGGCGAGCGCCTGCAGGCGGTCGTTGAGGTCGAGCGTGCGGGCTGAGGCGAAGATGGCGGCGTATGCGACGCGTTCGATGATGGGCTCAATGTTGCCCTCGCGATACGCGGTGAGCGCCGCGAAGTACGCATCGGTCTCGTGGAGCAACCCCGCCGAGACGGGGATGGTGGAGCCGCGCGTGAGACCCGACTCTCTGAGCATCATGTGTAGCAGCGCGCGCCCCGTGCGGCCGTTGCCGTCGGCGAAGGGGTGGATGGTCTCGAACTGCGCGTGCGCGAGCGCAAGATGGGCGATCACGGGAATGTCCGTGCGACCCACAAAGGCGACGAGGTCCGCCATCGCGGCGGGTACTCGGTCGTGGTGCGGAGGCACGAAGTCGGCACGGTGCGGGCCCACGACGGCACCTCCCACCCACACCTGTTCGTCGCGCAGGCCCGGCGAGTGGCGTGGATCGGGCTCGATCAATGCGGCGTGCACGGCGAGGATCGATTCCAGGGTGATGGCCCCGTTGAAGTCGAGCGCCCGCTCCATGGCTTGCACGTTCGCCAGGACCAACAGCGCATTCGCACCAGGGTGTTCACCGATTTCCGCCTCGGCGAGCGACTTTGCGGAGGCCGTCAGCCGCTCGATCTGCGAAGACGACGCGGACTCGGTGCGCAGCAGCACCGCGGGCAAGGGGCCGATGCCTGACGTCCTCAACGTGGCATCGACGCGCGCTAGCTGCGCGGAGGCCTCTTCCGCGAGCGCCTGGACCGCGCTGGGCAGCGAAACGGTTGCGCCCGTGATGCGCGGCGTGATCGCGGCGCGATACGGTCCCGAGTGCGCAAGGACGGCTCTGCGCGAGACTCCGTCGGCGCGTGGAATCCACCGGCGAGGCTCGTAGTCGAGCGCTGGCCAGCCCTTGATCCCTGAAGATGACCTCTCCATATTTAAGGATATTACTACCTCCTTAAATAGGATGTCGTGTTATTCAAGGATAGGTTTTCAAGGTGTCTATCCCACCTGGGCGGTGTGCGCAGCGCTTCGCCGCCCCCGACATCAGCGCCCCCTTGACCTGGGAGACTAGACAACCATGACCACCATTCATGACCCCGCCAAGCGCGGCTTCGCCTCCGACAATTACTCCGGCATCCACCCAGAGGTGCTCGCCGCAATCGTCGCCGCCAACGGCGGCCACCAGAGCGCGTACGGCGGAGACGCCTACACCGCGCGCCTTCAAGAGGTGATGGCCCACCACTTCGGCGCGGGCGTCGAGGCGTATCCGATGTTCAACGGCACCGGCGCGAACGTCGTCGGCCTGCAGTCGATGCTCCCCCGCTGGGGCGCCGTGGTAACGGCCACCACCGCGCACATCAACGCCGACGAGGGCGGCGCGCCCGAGAAGGTGGGCGGCCTCAAGCTGCTCGCCGTCCCCACGGACGACGGCAAGCTCACTCCCGAACTCATCGACCGCGAGGCTTGGGGCTGGGGGAATGAGCATCGCGCGCAGCCGCTGGTGGTGTCGATCACGCAATCGACCGAGCTCGGCACCGTGTATACCGTCGACGAGATCGCGGCGATCGCCGATCACGCCCACGGCCTGGGGATGCGCCTCCACATGGACGGTGCGCGCATCTCCAATGCCGCGGCTTCGCTCGGAGTGCCGCTTCGCGCCTTCACGCGCGACGCGGGCGTGGATGTGCTGAGCTATGGCGGCACCAAGAACGGGGCGATGCTCGGCGAGGCAATCGTGGTGCTGGGCCCCCAGGCATCGGAGGGCCTGACGTACCTTCGCAAGTTGGACATGCAACTGGCGTCGAAGATGCGCTTCGTCTCGGCTCAGTTGCTCGCCCTGCTCGAGGGCGACCTGTGGTTGCGCAACGCCACGCACTCCAATGCGATGGCCCAGCGCTTGCGCGCCGGTGTCGAGGAGGGGCTCGCCGACGGGTCAATCAAGGGCGTGACCCTCACGCAGCCCACGCAGGCGAACGGCGTCTTCGCCACCCTGCCCGACGGCGTGGCGGATCGCCTGCGCGCCGTGTTCGCGTTCTACGACTGGGACGCCGCCAAGAACGAGGTGCGCTGGATGTGCAGCTTCGACACCTCAGAGGACGACATCGACGCGTTCCTCGCCGCGATAGCGCGCGAGACCTCAGCCGCCTGATCCAGCCGCTCCACGCGGTGCCTCGACTGGCGCGAGCCCGCGTGGGGACTTGCCCGGCCGACGCTTGAGCCTTGTTTCGCTGCTAGGTCAACTTGGGTGTGCGCCAAGAAGCCGCTCCCTCACGGCGGTCAGGCTTGAAGACTCGGAAGCGACTTCTTGGCGCACTGTGGGGTTGGTGGGTACACGCAGGCCGGGTTCCCCGTATGTCGTTAATATGACCTCATGACACTTCGTGGTGCAGTTGCCCTTTACGCTCGAATTTCCCAAGACCGATCAGGCGATGAGTTGGCCGTCACGCGCCAACTTGAGGACTGTCGAGCGGAGGCGGAGCGGCGCGGTTGGACTGTCGCAGATGAGTACGTGGACGACGACGTCTCCGCATACTCAGGGAAGGCTCGCCCAGCGTATGAGCGGATGCTCCGAGACATTGAAGACGGTCTGCGCGACGCGGTGATCGTGTGGCACATGGACCGATTGCACCGTCGCCCCATCGAGTTAGAGCAGTTTGTGGCGACCTGCACGCGCGCAAATGTGAGTGACGTGGTGACGCTCCACGGCGACTACGACTTGGGCAAGGGCGACGGCCTTTTTATGGCCCGGTTGATGGCCGCTATGGCGGCGAATGAATCCGACAGCAAGCGCCGCCGCCTGAAAAGGAAGGCGGTGGAGACGGCAGAAGCGGGCAAGCCGAAGTCCGGTGGGCCCCGGCCCTACGGTTTCCGAAGCGACTTCGTGACGCACGAACCTGCCGAAGTCGCTTACTTTCACGAAGCCGCCGAACGCGTGCTCGCTGGCGAATCGCTACAGTCGGTCGTCCGCTGGCTCGACGCCTCGGGCGCCCATACGGCCAAGGGCAACCAGTGGACCCCCTCAAAGTTACGCGCGCTGCTACTCGCTCCTCGCTACTGGGGCATGCGCACGCACCACGGCCAGATCGTCGCCAAGGCCACTTGGGAGCCCATCATCACCCCTGAGCAAGGTGAGCGACTCCGACTCCTCCTCACGGACCCATCGCGGGGCACGCACCGAGCCCCGCGTCGGTATCTCCTGTCGGGCTTGCTCAAGTGCAGCAAGTGCGGGGGGACGTTGTACTCGGCGCCGAAGAGCGGCGTGCGGGGCTACGCGTGCATGAAGGGCGCCGAACTCCGGGGGTGCGGAGGCACGTACATCTATGCGGCCAAACTCGAAGCGTTTATCGCGCACGCCGTGCTCATCCGTCTGGATTCACCACACCTGGTCGATGCGATGGTGAGCACCGCAGAACGGTCCGAGGTTGCTGCCATTGGTGACGCGATCGTCGCCGACACAGCCCAAATGGAGGACCTCATGAAATTGTGGGCGGACCGCGCAATGTCTACTGAAGAGTGGAAGTTGGCGCGGGACCGGCTCGAGGCTCGGGTGCAGGCAAACCGTCGCACACTCACTCGGCTCACCGAACACGATGCGATCGAGAACTACCTGGGCCAGGGCGAGGCATTGCGCGAGCAGTGGGAGGGCCTGAACCTATCCCGCCAAGCGGCGATCGTGAAGGCTGTACTCGACCATATTGTGATCTTGCCGGTCGTCCACCGAGGCAGGGCAGGTCTCGACCCGGAAAGGGTCGCTCCCCAGTGGCGGCTGTAGGCGGTCGCGCCCGCCTGGCGGCTTGCGGCGCGTCCCGCCTATCAGCACGCCAACACGGGCCAGCACTCCCAAGTCAGTGACCACCACCGGCACCCCTTGAGCAGCGCAGGTAGAGTCCACCCACGCACTCACTTGGGCAGTTGTGAAACCGTGCGCGGTCACCTTGTCAGTCACGGCTCACCGGCCACTGTGCCCACACCGCCGGCGCGCCTTGCCAGTCCGGGGTCTCGTCCGAGGTCCACACGTAGGTAGGGGGCGACTCAAGCGTCTGCGACGCTAGGTCGATCAGCCCATCGCGAGACTTTGCATAGAGCGAGACCTTCGCAGGTTGGAAGCCCTGGGCCAGGTCGTAACGGTGACGGCCCAGCACGCGGGCGTCGGTTTCGGTGAAGGTCTTGGCCACGTACTTGGACAGGTAGCCCGCAGCTCTTCGCGCCTCATCCAAAGAAGTCGCCCCGTGGCCCATGTCCCCGAGAAGCTTGATGTGGACGAAACCGCGACCCCACGCCTCATCGATCAGACCCCGAGCGACATACCGGCCTACCGCGAAATGCAGGTGCAGACCGTGGCTCTTGTGCCACTCAGGCACCCACGCATACGGCAACGCTCCACTACCAAGACCGGTACGAAGGTTGCGGAAGAAGTCCGCGACATCCAAGCGCACTTGCTCGACGTCGTGACACCCCTCACCCGCGTACGTGAGTGTTCCCAAACGGTTCAGACGATTCGTGGAGCAGTAGCGGCGAAGCCTGCCACGTGCACGCCTACCCGCCTCTTGAGCCGCCCGCACCGGGTCAACCGCGTTGCCCTTCGCCACGTACGTGGACGAGTCCCGGCGCGGGGCGCTCCCACGGAAACACCCGCCACCCTCACCCGCAGACGGGTACAGCGACAGGAACCACCCAGCGCGGTTCGACTCATTCGGGAACACGACCAGCACTCCACAGACCGAAAGGACAGAGGACTGACCACTGCCTATGGGTCTAGGAACTTTTGGGAGCGCGAAGACCGAGAGCAGAAGTCTCAACCGGTCTTCGTTCGATGGCGCTGTATGTGTGTGGGACCCGCATCTGAGGCGTTTGGTGGTAGTCCTTTTCGGTCCGGTACCCGGCGCAGATCCAGTATGCACCCACAACGGACGCCGATCAAGAAGCCCCCGAGTTATGTTGCAGATTCAAGGGAAGTGCGCGGCTACGGCGCGGACACCACGGTTCGAGGGCTTCAAGTCAAGCGTCGGGCTGGCCGTCCTCGGGGCCCTCCCCCTTGTCCCATGGATCCATGGAAAAGGACGGCTTGTAAGCCTTGGGGCTCCGTAGATAGTCGCGATGCACACGACTTCCGGTGTAGAGGTACGACACTGCACTGCTCACGAAGTCATAGCGCCGCGGCAATTCAGAAACTGGGAATTTCTCGCTGCCAGGAATCTCCATCGCTAACTGGAGGTCAACGCCCACGTTGATCTTCGCGTACTCAACAAACTCGGGCACCCGCACCTCATATAGCAAGCGGCCGGACTCCGGCTCACCGTCGAACGGACGAAGACCCTCGTGCATCCAATCCATGGACACCTCGCGACCTTCTACGAGCGAGTTGAAGCGCAACTCGGCGCCCAAGTTAGCCGTAGCAGTCACGGTCGCCGCCAGAGGAAGTCGGTGCTTGTCGGCGTTGTTGATCTCTTGTAGCACTTCCAGCATCGAAAGAG from Demequina lutea includes:
- a CDS encoding rolling circle replication-associated protein, with translation MFPNESNRAGWFLSLYPSAGEGGGCFRGSAPRRDSSTYVAKGNAVDPVRAAQEAGRRARGRLRRYCSTNRLNRLGTLTYAGEGCHDVEQVRLDVADFFRNLRTGLGSGALPYAWVPEWHKSHGLHLHFAVGRYVARGLIDEAWGRGFVHIKLLGDMGHGATSLDEARRAAGYLSKYVAKTFTETDARVLGRHRYDLAQGFQPAKVSLYAKSRDGLIDLASQTLESPPTYVWTSDETPDWQGAPAVWAQWPVSRD
- a CDS encoding recombinase family protein is translated as MTLRGAVALYARISQDRSGDELAVTRQLEDCRAEAERRGWTVADEYVDDDVSAYSGKARPAYERMLRDIEDGLRDAVIVWHMDRLHRRPIELEQFVATCTRANVSDVVTLHGDYDLGKGDGLFMARLMAAMAANESDSKRRRLKRKAVETAEAGKPKSGGPRPYGFRSDFVTHEPAEVAYFHEAAERVLAGESLQSVVRWLDASGAHTAKGNQWTPSKLRALLLAPRYWGMRTHHGQIVAKATWEPIITPEQGERLRLLLTDPSRGTHRAPRRYLLSGLLKCSKCGGTLYSAPKSGVRGYACMKGAELRGCGGTYIYAAKLEAFIAHAVLIRLDSPHLVDAMVSTAERSEVAAIGDAIVADTAQMEDLMKLWADRAMSTEEWKLARDRLEARVQANRRTLTRLTEHDAIENYLGQGEALREQWEGLNLSRQAAIVKAVLDHIVILPVVHRGRAGLDPERVAPQWRL